From Neobacillus sp. PS2-9, the proteins below share one genomic window:
- a CDS encoding helix-turn-helix domain-containing protein: MTRDEIIMQVSEKLRLIRTEAGYTQDKMAEIIGVSKKTLVQIEKGRVLANWSTAVSICALFRETETVQFLFGNEPLEVLETVAREGIDFRKTKTLGGRIWWKVVYKKNGFILQQNILSKHFRILDEQNYRIFSSFDEKLTKQRFKEITKS; the protein is encoded by the coding sequence GTGACCAGGGATGAAATTATTATGCAGGTTTCTGAAAAGCTTCGTCTTATTCGGACGGAAGCAGGATATACTCAGGATAAAATGGCAGAAATTATTGGTGTCTCAAAAAAAACACTTGTACAAATTGAGAAGGGAAGAGTTCTTGCCAACTGGTCCACTGCTGTTTCTATATGTGCTCTTTTTCGTGAAACAGAAACAGTTCAATTCTTATTTGGAAATGAGCCTTTAGAAGTATTGGAAACTGTCGCACGTGAAGGAATAGATTTTCGTAAAACGAAAACACTTGGCGGCCGAATTTGGTGGAAAGTAGTATATAAGAAGAATGGATTTATTCTTCAACAAAATATACTTAGTAAACATTTTCGAATACTAGATGAGCAAAACTATAGGATTTTTAGTAGCTTCGATGAAAAGCTTACAAAACAACGCTTTAAAGAAATAACAAAAAGCTAA
- a CDS encoding FeoB-associated Cys-rich membrane protein, with product MIANIIIGAAIFGYATWALVKFINKSKKGKCAACELKNSCSSQCGLPPNINK from the coding sequence ATGATTGCCAATATTATTATTGGTGCAGCGATTTTTGGATATGCAACATGGGCTTTAGTAAAGTTCATAAATAAATCTAAAAAAGGGAAATGCGCTGCATGTGAACTTAAAAATTCCTGTTCAAGTCAGTGTGGACTTCCGCCAAACATAAATAAATAA
- the feoB gene encoding ferrous iron transport protein B — MEIALIGNPNTGKTSLFNNLTGSYEYVGNWSGVTVEKKVGVFKKNLGHLIDLPGVYTLNPLSKDEGVVTSFFLNESVDRLLNILDASQLERNLHLTLQLLEFEKPALIGLNMIDVANKRGIQIDYMKLSEILGVSVVPVVARSGKGCDKLVDVIGAKSIQPTKKNLTYYGKELEEAITAFSGELTGKTNHSLRFLAVQYFEGNEYVKNYVNGLTNPQKLKAIMGKLESELQKQTDFKSLTNFIYLKRKEVIEKIIAEVARKSDTVIPLSEKIDSIVTNRYLGMPIFLLLMYFMFMLTFDWLGTPLSDVLDAFLTGPVTAGFEKVLGAIHASAFIHALIIEGLVAGVGGVLVFVPQIFILFFFISLLEDSGYMARVALVMDRIMESVGLNGKAFIPMMIGFGCNVPGIMAARTIETPRERLLTILLTPLMSCSARLPVYALFVGAFFAAHKAFVVLSLYVLGIVVALVLAKVFSTTLLKSETSLFVIELPPYRLPQFQSLWRSTWDKGKGFVRKAGTFIFAGSVFIWLLSYAGPKGLNVDMDHSFLAAIGNVIAPIFDPIGFGTWQASASLITGFLAKEAIISTMNIIYFVPNDAGLQALLANYYTPLAAYSFMVFILLYIPCLATVATIYKETNSKKWTAFSMIYAFVIAYVLSLIIYQGGMLLGIG, encoded by the coding sequence ATGGAAATTGCTCTTATAGGAAACCCAAATACAGGAAAGACATCATTGTTTAATAACTTAACAGGTTCCTATGAATATGTTGGGAACTGGAGCGGTGTAACAGTTGAAAAAAAGGTTGGAGTATTTAAGAAAAACCTTGGACATTTAATAGATTTACCTGGAGTATACACTCTTAATCCATTATCAAAAGATGAAGGTGTTGTCACTTCCTTCTTTTTAAATGAATCAGTTGATCGTTTATTGAATATTTTAGATGCCTCACAATTGGAGCGGAATCTCCATTTAACACTCCAATTGCTTGAGTTTGAAAAGCCTGCACTTATCGGATTAAATATGATAGATGTTGCTAATAAGCGAGGCATTCAAATTGATTATATGAAACTTTCAGAGATTCTCGGTGTTTCAGTAGTGCCTGTTGTGGCAAGAAGTGGGAAAGGGTGCGATAAGCTTGTAGATGTAATCGGAGCGAAATCCATCCAACCAACTAAAAAGAATCTCACTTATTATGGTAAAGAGCTCGAGGAAGCAATTACTGCATTTTCAGGAGAATTAACTGGAAAAACAAATCACTCTCTACGTTTTTTAGCGGTCCAATACTTTGAAGGCAATGAATATGTAAAAAACTATGTTAATGGCCTAACCAACCCACAAAAGCTTAAAGCTATTATGGGAAAATTAGAATCGGAGTTACAAAAACAGACCGACTTTAAATCATTAACAAACTTTATTTATCTAAAAAGAAAAGAAGTTATTGAAAAAATCATTGCTGAAGTGGCTAGAAAAAGTGATACCGTAATACCTTTGTCTGAAAAGATAGATTCTATCGTTACAAATCGATACCTTGGTATGCCGATCTTTTTGCTGTTAATGTATTTTATGTTTATGTTAACGTTTGATTGGTTGGGAACTCCCTTATCAGACGTTTTAGATGCTTTCTTAACCGGCCCTGTAACGGCTGGCTTTGAGAAAGTGTTAGGAGCCATTCATGCATCAGCATTTATTCATGCATTAATTATTGAAGGTTTGGTAGCAGGTGTCGGTGGCGTACTTGTGTTTGTTCCACAAATTTTTATACTCTTCTTTTTCATTTCATTACTTGAGGACTCTGGGTACATGGCTCGTGTTGCACTAGTAATGGATCGAATTATGGAATCGGTTGGACTAAACGGAAAAGCATTTATTCCGATGATGATAGGTTTTGGTTGTAATGTACCTGGAATCATGGCAGCACGAACAATTGAAACCCCACGTGAGCGTTTGTTAACGATCCTGCTCACCCCGTTAATGTCATGTTCCGCACGATTACCTGTATATGCCTTATTTGTCGGAGCATTTTTCGCCGCTCATAAAGCATTTGTTGTGTTAAGTCTTTATGTTCTAGGGATTGTTGTTGCCTTAGTATTGGCCAAAGTATTCTCTACTACCTTACTAAAATCTGAAACTTCCTTGTTTGTTATTGAACTGCCGCCATATAGGTTGCCACAGTTTCAATCTCTTTGGAGAAGTACATGGGATAAAGGGAAAGGGTTTGTAAGAAAGGCTGGTACATTTATTTTTGCAGGTTCTGTATTTATTTGGTTGTTATCCTATGCGGGCCCCAAAGGACTAAATGTAGATATGGATCATAGTTTCTTAGCAGCAATTGGAAACGTAATTGCTCCAATCTTTGATCCAATTGGCTTTGGAACATGGCAGGCTTCGGCATCGTTAATTACTGGATTTCTAGCAAAAGAAGCGATTATCTCAACGATGAATATTATTTATTTTGTTCCAAATGATGCTGGTTTGCAAGCATTGCTGGCTAATTATTACACACCGCTTGCTGCTTATAGTTTCATGGTATTCATTTTGTTATATATTCCATGCTTAGCAACTGTAGCAACGATATATAAAGAAACTAATTCAAAAAAATGGACAGCTTTTTCTATGATTTATGCCTTTGTGATTGCCTATGTATTGTCATTAATCATTTACCAAGGTGGTATGTTGTTGGGAATTGGTTAA
- a CDS encoding FeoA family protein, translating to MFGSLKAGDKGKILDLSHVGHLVQRRLLDLGITEGSEVCVKCVMPFGGPIMIESCGQCVGIRRKEAVQIEVERI from the coding sequence ATGTTTGGTTCATTAAAAGCGGGAGATAAAGGGAAAATATTAGATCTTTCTCATGTTGGTCACCTAGTTCAAAGACGATTGCTTGATTTAGGAATCACAGAAGGCTCAGAAGTATGTGTAAAATGCGTCATGCCGTTTGGTGGCCCAATTATGATAGAGTCCTGCGGACAATGCGTTGGAATCCGCCGCAAGGAAGCCGTTCAGATTGAGGTGGAAAGAATCTAA
- the thiT gene encoding energy-coupled thiamine transporter ThiT: MNKNRSNTLFITEVAVFTALAYLLDYVGNILSFKIWPQGGSISIAMVPVFLMAYRWGVKGGVLTGFLLGLLQFILGYSQIYTLIQGIIDYFIAFTVVGFAGIFAAQIKNALNDQNKGKWMTYVVLGAFLGSVLRYLCHVVSGIVFFGEYAPKGQPVAVYSLLYNGTYMLPSFIISAIIIILVISALPKRLFK; this comes from the coding sequence ATGAACAAGAACAGGAGTAACACGCTTTTTATTACAGAAGTAGCGGTGTTTACCGCACTTGCTTATTTATTAGATTATGTTGGGAATATCCTTTCATTTAAAATTTGGCCACAAGGCGGATCTATTTCGATTGCCATGGTCCCGGTGTTTCTTATGGCTTATCGCTGGGGGGTTAAAGGTGGCGTCCTTACAGGATTCTTACTAGGCCTGTTACAATTTATTCTTGGATATTCACAAATTTATACCCTGATTCAAGGAATTATTGATTACTTTATTGCCTTTACTGTTGTGGGCTTCGCCGGTATTTTTGCAGCACAAATAAAGAATGCACTTAATGATCAGAACAAAGGAAAATGGATGACCTACGTAGTACTTGGAGCCTTCTTAGGAAGTGTTCTTCGTTACCTTTGCCATGTTGTATCAGGAATTGTATTTTTTGGAGAGTATGCTCCAAAAGGGCAGCCAGTAGCTGTTTACTCCCTGCTATATAATGGTACCTATATGCTCCCAAGTTTTATTATCAGTGCCATTATCATTATTCTAGTTATCAGTGCATTACCAAAAAGACTGTTCAAATAA
- a CDS encoding histidine kinase N-terminal domain-containing protein, translated as MFTGEQTDLVAFFQKNKEKLVQEWEDSIVINHGDPFKLKIRENGEALLNVILSMHKVSKEELIEIVKKIAIEVSEERVLANINIGDFVYNVNLGRTILYSYLSKTGISWSDLQESINKINFCFDKFLYYAVSHYSEAKNKIIEEKTMFIDSTHQDRLTLLGQMTSSFIHEFRNPLTSVQGFIQLLKADYPNMRYLDIISGELDQLNFRISQFLLLSKKELIGKEKIDFKLNQLIDEVLNFLYPSILDGKVKIKRDLSKDFTLNGYADEIRQVFINIIFNAIDVLNHHEVDLPTIEISTCVENEELIKISISNNGPAIPAELRKTIFEPFFTTKKLGTGLGLFVCKEIIEKHKGELTCDSSLDKTTFSICLPVLS; from the coding sequence ATGTTTACGGGAGAACAAACGGATTTAGTTGCTTTTTTTCAAAAAAATAAAGAGAAACTAGTTCAAGAGTGGGAAGATTCCATTGTGATTAATCATGGGGACCCCTTCAAGTTGAAAATCAGGGAAAATGGGGAAGCCCTACTTAATGTAATCCTTTCAATGCATAAGGTATCTAAAGAGGAACTTATAGAAATCGTAAAAAAGATTGCCATAGAAGTTTCAGAAGAAAGGGTACTGGCTAATATCAATATTGGTGATTTTGTCTACAATGTTAATCTCGGTCGGACCATTCTATATAGTTATTTGAGTAAAACAGGAATTTCCTGGTCAGATTTGCAGGAATCCATAAATAAGATCAATTTTTGTTTTGATAAATTTTTATACTATGCAGTTTCCCATTATTCAGAAGCAAAAAACAAGATTATTGAAGAAAAGACGATGTTCATTGATTCAACTCACCAGGACCGATTAACCCTTCTCGGTCAAATGACATCAAGCTTTATTCATGAATTTAGGAATCCGCTCACTTCAGTTCAAGGATTCATCCAATTACTTAAGGCAGATTATCCAAACATGAGATATTTAGATATCATTTCAGGGGAGTTAGACCAACTTAATTTTCGAATATCCCAGTTTCTTCTGCTTTCAAAGAAGGAACTTATTGGGAAAGAAAAAATTGATTTCAAATTGAATCAACTTATCGATGAGGTGTTAAATTTCCTTTATCCTAGTATATTGGATGGAAAAGTGAAAATTAAAAGAGATTTGAGCAAAGATTTCACTTTGAATGGATATGCTGATGAAATTAGACAAGTCTTTATTAATATTATTTTTAATGCAATTGATGTTCTAAATCATCACGAAGTGGACTTACCTACAATTGAAATAAGCACCTGTGTGGAAAATGAAGAGTTGATTAAAATCAGTATATCTAATAATGGACCTGCCATTCCGGCGGAATTAAGAAAAACCATTTTTGAACCCTTTTTTACAACTAAAAAGCTAGGTACTGGTCTTGGATTATTTGTTTGTAAAGAAATTATTGAGAAACATAAGGGAGAATTAACATGCGATTCCTCTCTTGATAAAACAACTTTTTCTATCTGCTTACCTGTACTATCTTAA
- a CDS encoding GNAT family protein — MFTLKVDNEIELQLFQHHHALKLYQLVEKNRDHLREWLPWVDSMNSPYQFESIIPIWLNQFAENQGFNVGILFKGELVGSVGLHQIDWHNRTVSIGYYLSQSAVGHGVMTRSVQALLNYAFFDLGLNRVEIRCGENNKKSRAIPERLGFVKEGTIRDGEQLYGKYHDLICYGMLARDWNGFVSS; from the coding sequence ATGTTTACATTAAAAGTTGATAATGAAATTGAACTTCAGTTGTTTCAACACCACCACGCTTTAAAACTTTATCAACTGGTTGAAAAGAATCGAGACCATTTACGAGAATGGCTGCCTTGGGTGGACTCCATGAATTCCCCTTATCAATTTGAATCGATTATCCCCATCTGGCTCAACCAATTTGCTGAAAATCAAGGGTTCAATGTTGGAATTCTCTTTAAGGGAGAACTCGTCGGTTCCGTTGGCTTACACCAAATAGATTGGCATAACAGAACGGTTAGTATTGGCTACTATCTTTCCCAATCCGCAGTAGGACATGGCGTCATGACACGTTCCGTTCAAGCTTTACTTAATTATGCTTTCTTCGATTTGGGTTTAAATCGGGTAGAAATACGCTGCGGTGAAAATAACAAAAAAAGTCGTGCCATTCCTGAAAGGCTTGGTTTTGTAAAGGAAGGCACAATAAGAGACGGTGAACAATTATACGGTAAATATCATGACCTCATTTGCTATGGCATGCTTGCTCGCGACTGGAATGGTTTTGTCTCGAGTTAA
- a CDS encoding hemolysin family protein gives MIGINVGIIVILVAFTAFFVASEFAMVKVRTTRIDQLIAEGNTKAEKAKKILSNLDGYLSATQVGITITSLILGWLGEPTIRILLNPLFEWIQLPFSIKQILSFIVAFGVITYFNVVVGELAPKTFAIQKAEQIILLFAPALILFYRLMYPFIWALNRSARFVTGLFGIAPISDQDMVLSEEELRMILSQSYESGEINQSEYRYMNRIFEFDNRIAKEIMVPRTEVITLSKDACMEEIINIVKEEKYTRYPLIDGDKDNILGVVNIKEVLTDCIQQKCNGKEPLLPYLKPVIHVIETIPIQELLVKLQKNRSHMAVLLDEYGGTAGIVTVEDILEEIVGEIRDEFDLDELPLIQKKGENHYVLDGKVLISAVNDLLGTNLEEEEVDTIGGWFLTQKFDVHEGESIEMEGFVFQIKEIEGHHILYIEVKKAPTSSVQ, from the coding sequence ATGATTGGGATAAATGTAGGGATTATTGTTATCCTAGTTGCTTTTACTGCATTTTTTGTGGCCTCTGAATTTGCAATGGTAAAGGTACGAACAACAAGAATTGATCAATTAATCGCAGAAGGCAATACAAAAGCAGAGAAGGCGAAGAAAATACTCTCCAATTTGGATGGATATTTATCCGCTACTCAAGTAGGAATTACTATTACCTCCTTAATACTCGGCTGGCTAGGGGAGCCAACCATAAGAATATTACTAAATCCCCTATTTGAATGGATTCAATTACCCTTTTCAATAAAACAGATCCTCTCGTTTATAGTGGCCTTTGGTGTTATCACTTATTTTAATGTTGTGGTTGGAGAACTCGCTCCTAAAACATTTGCTATTCAGAAAGCGGAACAAATCATTTTGCTGTTTGCTCCAGCACTTATTTTGTTTTATAGACTAATGTATCCTTTTATTTGGGCCCTCAATAGATCAGCACGCTTTGTTACCGGTCTTTTCGGGATTGCCCCAATCTCTGATCAAGACATGGTTCTTTCCGAAGAGGAACTAAGGATGATACTTTCCCAAAGCTATGAGAGTGGAGAAATTAATCAATCTGAATATCGCTATATGAATCGAATTTTCGAGTTTGATAATCGGATTGCGAAAGAAATTATGGTACCAAGGACAGAAGTGATCACCCTTTCTAAAGATGCTTGTATGGAAGAAATTATTAATATTGTAAAGGAAGAAAAATATACAAGATATCCATTAATTGATGGGGATAAGGACAATATTTTAGGTGTTGTAAATATTAAAGAAGTACTAACGGATTGTATCCAGCAAAAATGCAATGGTAAGGAACCCCTCCTTCCATACTTGAAACCAGTCATTCATGTGATAGAAACGATTCCCATTCAAGAACTATTAGTAAAACTGCAAAAAAACAGAAGCCATATGGCAGTGTTATTAGATGAGTATGGTGGCACAGCCGGTATTGTAACCGTTGAGGACATACTTGAAGAAATTGTGGGAGAAATACGGGATGAATTTGATTTGGACGAGCTCCCTCTTATTCAGAAAAAGGGAGAAAACCACTACGTGCTGGATGGAAAAGTACTAATTAGTGCGGTAAATGATCTTTTAGGTACCAACCTCGAAGAAGAAGAGGTTGACACGATTGGAGGCTGGTTTTTAACACAAAAATTTGATGTACATGAAGGAGAAAGCATTGAAATGGAAGGATTTGTTTTTCAGATAAAAGAAATTGAAGGACACCATATACTATATATTGAAGTTAAAAAAGCACCAACGTCTTCTGTTCAGTAG
- a CDS encoding MerR family transcriptional regulator has translation MLRWYDGAVYRIGEIAEIAHVSKRTIDYYTSIGLLKAERSKSNYRIYSDDSLEDLKFIEECKSLHYPLDEIRRKLEMRKAKNIRESEVDRHVSAVTQQMKQLHSDLFDLIPVLENLDEHQKEKLMNNLSLLRNALKTSLMKVTS, from the coding sequence ATGTTGAGGTGGTATGATGGGGCTGTCTATCGTATTGGCGAAATAGCCGAAATAGCGCATGTGTCAAAGAGAACGATCGACTATTACACGTCTATTGGCTTATTAAAAGCAGAACGCTCTAAGTCAAATTACCGCATCTATTCGGATGATTCATTAGAGGATCTAAAATTTATAGAAGAATGCAAGAGTCTGCATTACCCTTTAGACGAGATTAGAAGAAAGCTAGAAATGAGAAAGGCAAAGAATATTCGTGAATCAGAAGTGGATAGACATGTTAGTGCAGTAACACAGCAAATGAAGCAGCTTCATAGCGATTTATTTGATCTCATACCAGTTTTAGAAAACTTGGATGAACATCAGAAGGAAAAATTAATGAACAACTTGAGCCTGCTCAGAAATGCACTAAAGACGTCACTGATGAAAGTAACGAGTTAA
- a CDS encoding hemolysin family protein, whose translation MDIFNLVIIAILIALTAFFVTSEFAIVKIRSSRIDQLIEEGSSKAVSAKKVISNLDEYLSACQLGITITALGLGWIGESTIEHMLSPLFHKINIPESATQVLSVGIAFAAITFLHVVVGELAPKTLAIQKAELITLIVSRPLILFYKIMYPFIWVLNGSARVVSSLFGLKPVSENEIAHTEEELRIILSESYKSGEINQSEFKYVNKIFEFDNRIAKEIMVPRTEMVSLSKDDSLETFLQVLREEKFTRYPIIDGDKDHIIGLVNIKEVMTDIIGNESLSSQTLENYTRPIIRVIETIPIHDLLVKMQKDRVHMAILMDEYGGTSGLVTVEDILEEIVGEIRDEFDMDEIPEIRKIKENHYIIDSKVLVTEVNDLLGIEIDDEDIDTIGGWILTENYEAKEGDTFIHDAFTFKILDMEEHHIRYIEVTKISNDGEAVIQQMAVPNSEVLS comes from the coding sequence TTGGACATATTTAACTTGGTTATTATAGCCATTTTAATTGCTTTAACTGCTTTTTTTGTAACTTCAGAGTTTGCAATTGTAAAAATAAGAAGTTCAAGGATAGACCAGTTAATTGAGGAAGGAAGTTCGAAGGCAGTTTCTGCAAAAAAGGTGATTTCAAACCTGGATGAATATCTTTCTGCCTGTCAGTTAGGAATTACAATCACTGCCTTAGGTTTAGGGTGGATTGGGGAATCAACCATTGAGCATATGCTAAGTCCTCTTTTCCATAAAATAAACATTCCTGAGAGTGCAACGCAGGTATTATCGGTAGGAATTGCGTTTGCAGCCATTACCTTTTTGCATGTAGTGGTTGGAGAGCTCGCACCTAAGACTTTGGCCATTCAAAAGGCTGAATTAATTACCTTAATTGTGTCACGTCCACTCATCCTCTTCTATAAAATCATGTACCCTTTTATTTGGGTACTGAATGGGTCTGCACGGGTTGTTTCCAGTCTATTTGGACTGAAGCCCGTATCAGAGAACGAAATTGCTCATACAGAGGAAGAACTTCGAATCATCCTTTCTGAAAGCTATAAAAGTGGTGAAATTAACCAATCAGAGTTTAAGTATGTAAATAAAATTTTTGAGTTTGATAATCGAATTGCTAAAGAAATAATGGTCCCTCGGACAGAAATGGTTTCTTTATCAAAAGATGACTCATTAGAAACATTTCTACAAGTGTTACGAGAAGAAAAGTTTACAAGGTATCCAATTATTGATGGAGATAAAGACCATATTATCGGATTAGTGAATATTAAAGAAGTGATGACTGATATAATAGGCAATGAAAGTCTTTCTTCTCAAACATTAGAAAACTATACTCGACCAATTATTAGAGTGATAGAGACGATTCCTATTCATGACCTTCTTGTAAAAATGCAAAAGGATCGAGTCCATATGGCTATTTTAATGGATGAATATGGTGGTACTTCGGGCCTTGTAACCGTTGAAGATATACTCGAAGAAATTGTAGGGGAAATTCGTGACGAATTTGATATGGATGAAATTCCAGAAATCCGTAAAATAAAAGAAAACCATTATATCATAGACTCTAAGGTTTTAGTTACCGAGGTTAATGATTTATTGGGAATTGAAATTGATGATGAAGATATAGATACTATTGGTGGGTGGATCCTAACTGAAAATTATGAAGCAAAAGAAGGAGACACCTTTATTCACGACGCCTTTACCTTTAAAATCCTGGATATGGAGGAACATCATATCCGGTATATTGAAGTCACAAAAATCTCTAATGATGGCGAAGCTGTAATTCAGCAAATGGCCGTACCGAATTCAGAAGTACTTTCATAA
- a CDS encoding CGCGG family rSAM-modified RiPP protein, translating to MNKDWTKDLEHDEYEHDVDLIISDALLSIEETKVGCFVNLVTSVVFGNPMDYLQPLIQELYAEHVRIKFIDQCGCGGYVLRVWKLK from the coding sequence ATGAATAAAGATTGGACGAAGGATTTAGAGCATGATGAATATGAGCACGATGTAGACCTGATAATAAGTGATGCATTATTATCAATAGAAGAAACTAAAGTTGGCTGTTTTGTTAATCTAGTTACATCTGTTGTATTTGGTAATCCGATGGACTATTTACAGCCCTTAATCCAAGAGTTGTATGCAGAACATGTAAGAATAAAATTTATTGACCAATGTGGGTGTGGAGGGTATGTACTGAGGGTTTGGAAATTGAAGTAG